In Leishmania braziliensis MHOM/BR/75/M2904 complete genome, chromosome 31, one genomic interval encodes:
- a CDS encoding iron/zinc transporter protein-like protein produces the protein MNTAHITVEESTRYLTALGYRVSAPLYAEVVTAANMEGSERSLCEGFTGSYSLGLHIGAMFLILFVSLLGTAIPILGKRIPWLVKFPFVFSVAKSAATGVLLSVSTIHLIYEGAEAFSEDCIPPSLKTYGPLYFLFALIGVLLMQALDMQLADVAERWIKAKLKAEAEETNTDNKDDKACRGVSSAVEVGVASGPAQSDEALIDERAGVSAEGNAKATVLVASLKDCEAPLSPKHQHHFDEAAAHGHQHLSVAPPPDMGSITRVISAVCMEFGVTLHSVFVGLTVGLTTDSELKPLIVALVFHQLFEGMAMGSRLADAKFRTILDIVLALVFATSAPAGMAAAAIAVSVSPAAMSGSGFVTLVAVMDTLCGGILLYLAFTLLLGDFVADVRHYCADGQRYRIAKKITLFVALWVGMGLMALVGNWL, from the coding sequence ATGAACACAGCACACATAACTGTGGAGGAAAGCACAAGGTACCTGACAGCGCTCGGGTAtcgtgtgtctgcgccgcTCTACGCCGAGGTTGTGACTGCGGCCAATATGGAAGGATCAGAGCGCTCGCTATGTGAGGGCTTCACCGGGTCCTACTCGCTGGGCTTGCACATCGGTGCGATGTTTCTGATTCTCTTCGTGTCGCTGCTCGGCACTGCGATCCCGATTCTCGGCAAGCGGATCCCGTGGCTCGTGAAGTTCCCGTTTGTGTTCTCCGTGGCGAAGTCCGCAGCGactggcgtgctgctgtctgTATCGACGATTCACCTGATCTACGAGGGTGCCGAGGCGTTCTCGGAGGACTGCATCCCCCCGTCGCTGAAGACGTACGGCCCTCTGTACTTCTTGTTTGCCCTGATTGGTGTGCTGTTGATGCAGGCGCTGGACATGCAGCTGGCGGACGTTGCGGAGCGCTGGATAAAAGCCAAGCTGAAGGCCGAGGCCGAGGAGACGAACACGGATAACAAGGACGACAAGGCGTGCCGCGGGGTCTCTTCTGCGGTGGAGGTCGGGGTGGCCTCGGGGCCAGCACAGAGCGATGAGGCCCTCATTGATGAGCGTGCGGGCGTGAGCGCTGAGGGCAATGCGAAGGCAACGGTGCTCGTTGCTTCGCTGAAGGATTgcgaggcgccgctgtcgccgaagcaccagcaccacTTCGACGAGGCCGCTGCTCACGGCCACCAGCACCTGTCAgttgcgccgccaccagaCATGGGCTCCATCACCCGCGTGATCTCCGCCGTGTGTATGGAGTTCGGTGTGACGCTGCACAGCGTGTTTGTTGGCCTGACTGTTGGGCTGACGACGGACAGTGAGCTGAAGCCGCTGATCGTGGCGCTCGTGTTCCACCAGCTGTTCGAGGGCATGGCGATGGGGTCGCGTCTGGCGGATGCGAAGTTCAGGACCATCCTGGATATTGTCCTTGCGCTTGTGTTCGCCACCAGCGCACCAGCTGGCATGGCAGCGGCCGCGATTGCCGTGTCCGTGTCGCCGGCTGCGATGTCTGGCAGCGGCTTCGTCACCCTCGTTGCTGTGATGGACACGCTGTGTGGTGGTATTCTGCTGTACCTCGCCTTCACACTGCTGCTTGGCGACTTTGTGGCGGACGTGAGGCACTACTGCGCGGATGGACAGAGGTACCGCATTGCGAAGAAGATCACCCTGTTTGTGGCTCTGTGGGTGGGGATGGGGCTGATGGCACTTGTGGGCAACTGGCTGTAG
- the SCG5 gene encoding phosphoglycan beta 1,3 galactosyltransferase 5: MANVAQHILTPAVIRARYSGYVLSNGVKCVIVQDENAKMPAAAMSIHAGQLNDPAELPGLAHFCEHMLFMGTEKFPKEDEFDSFVSKASGFANAFTADCDTVYYFSVSDGSLEGALERFVEFFAAPSFSPGAVAREVNAVHSEDEKNHNNDYWRLDELIRGFYNPKHPRSRYGNGNLTTLWDEPQERGIDVHESLKAFHSRYYLASGATIVVVTSRAADEVLRLIEGPLARMKQGAVPRFSFLETDEPLFTSAALASWTNLRTVRKMRELRLMWPVRSPSSSWRTMPSAYISHLLGHECDTSVLGVLKKRNWATGMVAGSHRVDDDFEVLDASITLTVEGFRNVLKVVDLLYQGLGLSIAHGVNAEVYEQMKAEERLFFESTDVGAPADHCVTLAQNANATDLKHCWIGGDVVLEDDLEATLAYVRQLTPQNCVVVMQWGDMPSDADMGATAAQEEREESHAEEQRDEDDEEDGDDEGTEDESAEKAAQVEDGSASAEELFLSLPAFAQVRVSKVSRFHKALYQTVKIPEEHVARWQSLINGPYPPELALPSKNPFIATDFTIYSPAAVKEVEEIVSPHAVAYVRRDVGYHRTFKMALRCNVLSPVAYASPLNRLYTRVMHGILSNAITEMAYYATLASLSNEVIFSATGLGFAVEGPSQRLYEFFFAVVRKALSIEVLQGTAEEYATYLEAGVRRLKNVGMDQPYKVLLQMQQKATRHTHYLFSEMIACEPAATYEGYCTFVRQYVESGLLLECFVAGNVRSTEDVRAMLVDPLEDLLEAISVPIPLKAAIPRVRDTYSPRAGDRKTNESVLSSFDVLSMPPSNPMDPNAAVVVDIIIGEATPRVMALTNTAMKLISSSFFNALRTREALGYIVFAQSTVDYHTAHALFVIQSALADVDCVYLLSRIVAFLSAVEAQLDTLCTAEEVSKVKRGLIEALEKMPDSVDGDAQRLEGEYLSVSKFESRQLTIAALSTITEEDVKSHFRQFFFNSRSDSRALALCINSARTAATDLLAASGNRRIALPGVRSKQEDGGEALSDASEDTTILTLPTFSDGCSCVEITSYASAFEYQRGLSVVKCSTY, from the coding sequence ATGGCAAACGTCGCCCAGCACATACTCACACCGGCGGTCATCCGCGCAAGGTACTCCGGCTATGTCCTAAGCAACGGCGTCAAATGCGTCATCGTGCAGGATGAGAACGCGAAAATGCCCGCGGCGGCCATGAGCATCCATGCGGGCCAGCTAAACGACCCCGCCGAGCTGCCTGGGCTGGCACACTTCTGCGAACACATGCTTTTCATGGGAACTGAGAAGTTCCCGAAGGAGGATGAGTTCGATAGTTTCGTATCCAAAGCGAGCGGCTTTGCCAACGCCTTCACCGCGGATTGCGACACGGTGTACTACTTCAGCGTCAGCGATGGCAGCCTTGAGGGGGCGCTAGAGCGGTTTGTGGAGTTCTTCGCGGCTCCCAGCTTCAGTCCCGGTGCGGTGGCCCGAGAGGTGAACGCAGTGCACAGCGAGGATGAGAAGAACCACAATAACGACTACTGGCGTCTCGACGAGCTAATTCGTGGCTTCTACAACCCCAAACACCCACGCAGCCGCTACGGCAATGGCAACCTCACGACCCTGTGGGACGAACCGCAGGAGCGGGGGATCGACGTGCATGAGTCGCTCAAAGCGTTCCACTCCCGTTACTACTTGGCGAGTGGGGCGACGATTGTGGTTGTGACCTCGAGAGCAGCGGATGAAGTACTGCGGCTCATCGAGGGGCCGCTCGCGCGGATGAAGCAGGGGGCTGTTccgcgcttctcttttctcgaGACCGACGAGCCTCTCTTTACCAGTGCCGCACTCGCCTCCTGGACCAACCTGCGCACGGTGCGGAAGATGCGTGAACTGCGCTTGATGTGGCCAGTGcggtcgccgtcgtcgtcgtggcgCACGATGCCGTCGGCGTACATTTCCCACCTCCTTGGGCATGAGTGCGACACCTCCGTGCTTGGGGTGCTGAAGAAGCGCAATTGGGCGACAGGCATGGTGGCCGGTTCGCACCGCGTGGACGACGACTTCGAAGTCCTAGATGCCTCTATCACACTCACAGTGGAGGGCTTCCGGAACGTGCTGAAGGTGGTGGACCTTCTCTACCAGGGCCTTGGCCTGTCCATTGCGCACGGCGTGAATGCTGAGGTATACGAGCAGatgaaggcggaggagcgcctCTTCTTTGAGAGCACTGATGTTGGCGCGCCGGCGGACCACTGTGTCACGCTCGCACAAAACGCCAACGCTACTGACCTGAAGCACTGTTGGAtcggcggcgacgtggtACTTGAGGATGATCTGGAGGCGACTCTGGCCTATGTGCGTCAGCTGACACCGCAGAACtgcgtggtggtgatgcAGTGGGGAGACATGCCGAGCGATGCAGACATGggcgccacagcggcacaaGAAGAACGCGAAGAGAGCCAtgcagaggagcagcgtgacgaggatgacgaggaggatggaGATGATGAGGGTACCGAGGACGAAAGCgcagagaaggcggcgcaggtggaggaTGGTAGCGCGTCGGCTGAGGAgctgtttctctcgctgccgGCCTTCGCACAGGTGCGAGTGAGCAAAGTGTCGCGCTTCCACAAGGCACTGTACCAGACAGTGAAGATACCGGAGGAACACGTGGCGCGGTGGCAGAGTCTTATCAACGGACCATATCCGCCGGAGCTTGCACTGCCGTCCAAGAATCCGTTCATCGCCACTGACTTCACAATTTACTCACCGGCGGCTGtgaaagaggtggaggagatcgTTTCTCCGCACGCCGTGGCATACGTGAGGAGGGACGTGGGGTACCACAGAACCTTCAAaatggcgctgcggtgcaacGTCCTCTCACCCGTGGCGTACGCGAGCCCGCTGAACCGCCTGTACACACGTGTCATGCACGGCATTTTGTCCAATGCGATCACCGAGATGGCCTACTACGCGACGCTAGCGTCACTCTCCAACGAGGTGATCTTCTCGGCTACGGGGCTGGGGTTTGCAGTGGAGGGCCCGTCGCAGAGGCTGTACGAGTTTTTCTTTGCCGTAGTGCGCAAGGCGCTGTCGATCGAGGTGCTCCAGGGCACCGCGGAGGAGTATGCCACCTACCTGGAGGCAGGCGTGCGGAGGCTCAAGAACGTGGGGATGGACCAGCCGTACAAAGTTCTCCTTCAAATGCAGCAAAAGGCAACGCGCCACACGCACTACTTGTTTAGCGAGATGATCGCGTGCGAGCCTGCCGCCACTTACGAGGGCTACTGCACCTTTGTCAGGCAGTACGTGGAGAGCGGTCTCCTGCTCGAGTGTTTCGTTGCGGGGAACGTGCGCTCCACAGAGGATGTGCGTGCAATGCTAGTTGACCCGCTAGAGGATCTTCTGGAGGCCATCTCGGTTCCAATCCCGCTAAAGGCAGCCATTCCACGTGTGCGCGACACGTACAGCCCGCGTGCTGGGGATAGAAAAACGAACGAGAGCGTGCTGTCTTCCTTTGATGTTCTCTCGATGCCACCATCGAACCCGATGGACCCGAACGCGGCGGTTGTCGTTGACATCATCATTGGTGAGGCTACTCCGCGTGTGATGGCGCTCACAAACACTGCAATGAAGctcatctcctcctctttcttcaaCGCACTGCGCACGCGGGAGGCGCTGGGCTACATTGTGTTTGCCCAAAGCACTGTCGACTACCACACAGCGCACGCACTGTTTGTAATTCAGAGTGCACTAGCGGACGTGGACTGCGTATATCTGCTTTCCCGCATTGTCGCTTTCTTGTCCGCtgtggaggcgcagctggacACGCTAtgcaccgccgaggaggtcTCGAAGGTGAAGAGGGGCCTCATTGAGGCTCTAGAGAAGATGCCTGACTCCGTCGATGGTGACGCACAGCGTCTTGAGGGCGAGTATCTCAGCGTGTCAAAATTTGAGAGTCGCCAGCTGACGATTGCGGCCCTCTCAACTATCACCGAGGAAGATGTCAAGTCGCACTTCCGCCAGTTCTTCTTCAACAGCCGTAGCGACTCTCGTGCGTTGGCGCTGTGCATCAACAGCGCTCGCACCGCTGCAACCGATCTTCTTGCAGCGTCAGGCAACCGCCGCATTGCGCTTCCAGGCGTGCGGTCCAAGCaggaggacggcggcgaagCGTTGAGTGACGCATCAGAGGACACGACCATACTAACGCTGCCCACCTTTTCGGATGGTTGCAGCTGCGTCGAGATTACGTCGTACGCTTCTGCCTTCGAGTACCAACGCGGGCTCTCTGTTGTGAAGTGCAGCACTTATTAG
- a CDS encoding iron/zinc transporter protein-like protein, which translates to MHSSLNSAYFAGLHMCTTFLILLVSLLGTVMPIMAKYIAVLRDNPFVFTAGKTAAADVLPSVSTVCLIHECAEAFHKTCVRDVFKGYNPHSSLVALVAVLMVQTIDLQFTAIAERWLKANQQNDVLGMDVVIVDTGGASAAAAPNTDASECEPRGSRTDGKGHSVKDSSTPPKMLSRLKETSLNSRLHDAVGYRSILGNINTQASFLKASSSHHYSRDHSDEAAAHGHQHLSVAPPPDMGSITRVISAVCMEFGVTLHSVFVGLTVGLTTDSELKPLIVALVFHQLFEGMAMGSRLADAKFRTILDIVLALVFATSAPAGMAAAAIAVSVSPAAMSGSGFVTLVAVLDTLCGGILLYLAFTLLLGDFVADVRHYCADGQRYRIAKKITLFVALWVGMGLMALVGNWL; encoded by the exons ATGCACAGCAGTCTGAACAGTGCTTACTTCGCTGGGTTGCACATGTGTACTACATTCCTAATCCTGCTTGTGTCGTTGCTGGGGACGGTGATGCCGATAATGGCGAAGTACATAGCGGTGCTCCGCGACAACCCGTTCGTCTTCACGGCTGGCAAGACGGCCGCAGCCGATGTGCTACCGTCCGTGTCGACAGTTTGCTTGATCCACGAGTGCGCGGAGGCGTTCCATaagacgtgcgtgcgcgacGTTTTCAAAGGCTACAATCCACACTCCTCCTTGGTTGCGCTGGTTGCTGTGCTGATGGTGCAGACGATAGATCTGCAGTTTACCGCCATTGCTGAGCGGTGGCTGAAGGCGAACCAGCAGAACGACGTTCTCGGTATGGATGTGGTGATCGTAGACACCGGCGGTGctagcgctgctgctgcacctaACACTGATGCGTCCGAATGTGAGCCCCGCGGCAGTAGAACG GACGGGAAGGGACACTCAGTCAAAGATAGCTCTACGCCTCCTAAGATGTTGAGCCGTTTGAAGGAGACCTCACTGAACTCCAGATTGCATGATGCCGTAGGCTACAGATCTATCCTAGGGAACATTAACACGCAAGCTTCCTTTCTCAAGGCATCTTCTTCTCACCATTACTCCCGTGACCACTCCGACGAGGCCGCTGCTCACGGCCACCAGCACCTGTCAgttgcgccgccaccagaCATGGGCTCCATCACCCGCGTGATCTCCGCCGTGTGTATGGAGTTCGGTGTGACGCTGCACAGCGTGTTTGTTGGCCTGACTGTTGGGCTGACGACGGACAGTGAGCTGAAGCCGCTGATCGTGGCGCTCGTGTTCCACCAGCTGTTCGAGGGCATGGCGATGGGGTCGCGTCTGGCGGATGCGAAGTTCAGGACCATCCTGGATATTGTCCTTGCGCTTGTGTTCGCCACCAGCGCACCAGCTGGCATGGCAGCGGCCGCGATTGCCGTGTCCGTGTCGCCGGCTGCGATGTCTGGCAGCGGCTTCGTCACCCTCGTTGCTGTGCTGGACACGCTGTGTGGTGGTATTCTGCTGTACCTCGCCTTCACACTGCTGCTTGGCGACTTTGTGGCGGACGTGAGGCACTACTGCGCGGATGGACAGAGATACCGCATTGCGAAGAAGATCACCCTGTTTGTGGCTCTGTGGGTGGGGATGGGGCTGATGGCACTTGTGGGCAACTGGCTGTAG